The Euzebya sp. genome has a window encoding:
- the rplK gene encoding 50S ribosomal protein L11: MAKKVVGLIKLQIPAGQATPAPPVGPALGQHGVNIMEFCKAYNDRTQAQTGNVIPVEITVYEDRSFSFITKTPPAAKLLLKAASLEKGSGEPNRNKVGQISRGSVREIAEMKMPDLNANDLDAATKIIEGTARSMGLVVVD, encoded by the coding sequence GTCGTCGGCCTCATCAAGCTCCAGATCCCCGCGGGGCAGGCAACCCCCGCCCCGCCCGTCGGTCCCGCGCTGGGTCAGCACGGCGTGAACATCATGGAGTTCTGCAAGGCCTACAACGACAGGACCCAGGCCCAGACCGGGAACGTCATCCCGGTCGAGATCACGGTCTACGAGGACCGGTCCTTCAGCTTCATCACCAAGACCCCCCCGGCGGCCAAGCTGCTGCTCAAGGCCGCGAGCCTCGAGAAGGGGTCCGGCGAGCCGAACCGCAACAAGGTCGGCCAGATCTCCCGCGGCTCGGTCCGCGAGATCGCCGAGATGAAGATGCCGGACCTCAACGCCAACGACCTCGACGCCGCCACCAAGATCATCGAGGGCACCGCGCGCTCGATGGGCCTCGTGGTCGTCGACTGA